Proteins encoded within one genomic window of Setaria italica strain Yugu1 chromosome IV, Setaria_italica_v2.0, whole genome shotgun sequence:
- the LOC101772032 gene encoding dehydration-responsive element-binding protein 2D, protein MRGRRYAATIWNPFLKKAIRLGSYGTAVEAAYAYDAAARSVLGRWARPNFPELSAAPAAREVIAADLARARRAAEPARQQQQAPRRQAPLIRCWVPAPAGAAAQHQERVAPPVFAFRREAAPQYMRLHYRPGSAATGGGLYAVAFVPGVPDLNDPVPDTSSSELSSTESGSAPAAPNRRELPHLPALAVEPDQSMVGDNFTDSSAA, encoded by the coding sequence ATGCGTGGCAGGAGGTACGCCGCCACGATCTGGAACCCGTTCTTGAAGAAGGCCATCCGGCTCGGCTCGTACGGGACTGCCGTGGAGGCCGCGTACGCCTACGACGCCGCCGCGAGGAGCGTTCTTGGGCGCTGGGCGAGGCCCAACTTCCCCGAGCTctcggcggcgccagcggcgaGGGAGGTCATTGCAGCGGATCTCGCGCGGGCAAGGCGTGCTGCGGAGCCCgcgcgccagcagcagcaggcgcctcGGCGTCAGGCGCCGCTGATCCGCTGCTGGGTGCCTGCGCCAGCGGGCGCCGCGGCACAGCACCAGGAGCGCGTCGCACCGCCGGTGTTCGCGTTCCGGCGCGAGGCGGCGCCACAGTACATGCGGCTACACTACCGTCCAGGCTCCGCCGCCACTGGCGGTGGACTCTACGCGGTGGCTTTCGTGCCGGGCGTACCCGATCTCAACGATCCGGTCCCCGATACTTCGAGTAGCGAACTGAGCAGCACGGAGTCAGGCTCGGCTCCCGCCGCCCCTAACCGCCGCGAGCTGCCCCACCTGCCGGCACTGGCCGTCGAGCCCGACCAGTCCATGGTCGGGGATAATTTCACGGACTCGTCTGCTGCATGA
- the LOC101771630 gene encoding ethylene-responsive transcription factor ERF003-like: protein MDGVSGDFFQLVREAAAAAKAEREEAGHPPLPVQSFYRGVRRHYGKYGAEIRDPLDSERAWLGTYATAEEAAYAYDIAARVVQGNKARPNFNISPLMPGDDDDAATEIVLAYFAELRHARMARAERRAQQAAAEAAAAPAPDAAPAQIPSAPADPDDDVDLQQEPGAAAPEGDLPPGPSFADASNIGAGSE, encoded by the coding sequence ATGGACGGGGTTAGCGGGGACTTCTTCCAGCTTgtccgggaggcggcggcggcggcgaaggccgagcgggaggaggcggggcaCCCCCCGCTCCCCGTGCAGAGCTTCTACCGCGGCGTGAGGCGCCATTACGGTAAGTACGGGGCAGAGATCCGCGACCCACTGGACAGCGAGCGCGCCTGGCTCGGGACGTACGCGaccgccgaggaggcggcgTACGCGTACGACATCGCCGCGAGGGTCGTGCAGGGGAACAAGGCCAGGCCCAACTTCAACATCTCCCCGCTGATGcccggggacgacgacgacgccgccacCGAAATCGTGCTCGCCTACTTCGCCGAGTTGAGGCACGCGCGCATGGCGCGCGCGGAGAGGCGCGCCCAGCAGGCGGCCGCtgaagcggcggcggctccggcaccCGACGCGGCCCCTGCTCAGATCCCGTCCGCACCTGCTGATCCGGACGACGACGTCGACTTGCAGCAGGAgcctggggcggcggcgccggaaggAGACCTGCCACCTGGACCTAGCTTCGCCGATGCAAGCAAcatcggcgccggcagcgaATGA